The genome window GCTAGGTGCCACTTGTGTTGGGGTTTTATATTGAAATTAATAGCAACGTCCTACTTGACTTATGTCAGTTTGTGCCGGTGTGGGCTGGTCTTTACTGTGACTAGTAATGTATTCTGCTGCTTTATGCTTTTACCTTTATTTTTAAGTGATGATTAACTAACAGGATAAAATGTGTTGAAAACTTTGACTAAAATGTGCCAAAAAGTTAAATTGCTGGGCAGAGATATTGTTCCGCATATCAGTGCATACATGTAGTTGAAACACTTTGTCTAAATATAAAATACTCACCCCTATGTTCCCAGTAGTGACATCAAAACCTCTTTGTTGAGAATCTGGCTCTGAAATAATGGACAGAATAAACAACTTTGTTATCCCTCGTTGTCTTGAAACACCATTTTATGTGACTACACATTATCAAATACAAAGAATTACCTGGGCAATGACGACACTTTCTTCTTCTCATCTTGAGCACACAGTAAGACAGGACAACAGCCAGAACCGATGTGAATCCTAACACCATGCCCATGAAATACACCAAGAAAAGAGATTCCTCTGCACATGTGGAGATTAAGCCGTCAATATACTTTGCTAAATTTGCAATTGTTTTGCTTGTTAAAGTACATTTTGATATTTTGTCTTTTCCCTGAATGAAGGAGGAAACTCAATTTATGAGAAAGCATCTACCAAAATGTGACTTACTTTTAAAACTTATCTTGGTCCCATTTCCAAAGAGAATTTCTCCACAAGAGACCACAGCACAGTAATAAGTCCCAGCATCAGAACTAGTTAAGTTGTTCTTCGTTAAATTGTAGAAACAGGTCAGTGTTTTTGTCTCAGCTCTCCTCTCACAATGAGTGTTCTTGACTCCATTGGTGTAAATAACTCCAGGATGAGATTCTCCAGAGTTGGTGAATGAGTACACATTTACTTCTCCATCACAGGTCTCAGTATGCACAGTGCAGTTCAGAGTCACATTCTCCCCTGGCTCGACCCATTCAGACACTGACTGATGGACGATATCTTGTGTTACTGAACCTGAACTTTTTACATGGAGACTCACTTCCTCTTTAAATCCAAACCCATATTCATGAGTACCAATGCAGTGATAAGTAGCTGAATCTGAATAACGCAAATCTAAAATTTTCAAGTTATTCCAGTCATTTTCTGCTTGTATTATGAAACGCTCTGGATTTTCCTTGAAGTCATTATGCAAAATGGCGTTATCGTCATACCCAGAAAATGTGGATATGAGCTTTGGTTTCTGTCCCAACGTTTCTTTGTACCAGTAAAAATATATGGCTTCATCATTTTTACGAGTACATGTCAAAGTCACGTTTTCCCCAAGATTGACTGATTTGAGACCACTTTCTTGAGGCACAAGGGGGGAATGTGCCAGAGTTGTTACGTGATCtgcagtaaaaacaaaaacaaaagacaaaacaaaaactagaaTAAGTTGTTACACAGCTAATTTTGTGGTCAATGGGGATGTATAGCATTATACGTATGGTATTACAAAATGCTACATAATATTGCACAAATTATATATGATATACAAGCTCAAGACTGACTATAGTTAAATAAAATACAATTATTAACGGTGCTACTTACCCATTCTCAGCAAGAACAGAAAAATTTGAAGAAAAACAAACTTTAAAGATATCATCGTAGTTTTTGTGTTGAATGGAAAAGGACTTCAGTAGATCGTCTCTCTTAAGAGACAAGGTTCGACCTCATTGGTCAGTGAGAACTGTTTGACATTGGTTACCTTATTTAGGCAGCATAGAACACATGAGCCTTATCCTCAAAGTGGCAATCCTGGCcttgtaaatatatatatttatttttattttttttaatgatgtGTAATTACATATGATTTAATGAAGTCTTCATCATTTTTTATTGAGCAGTTTAAATTTATAATTCAATGATTAACAGCCATATTTTTCCTTTATCCAAACTTTATTGCCCAACAAACTTATGATTCTAAACCATTATGAATTTTCCCATCCCCATCTCACTTAACCTCTTATTGAACCAGAAACGGTCGCTATAATCATTTACACAAGCGACAGTGAACACCCACAGTCACAGAGCATCTATTACTAATCCGTAGATAGTAAGGCAGTACATTTTGTACAACTTGTGTGAGCGTGTCAGTGTACTGAGGTATCTTGTTGGGGCAGGATTTATAGACCCAGGTTAGGCTGGGAGAGGTTGGGGTTGGGATCTAGTTGACCCACTTTTCTTGTGTGCATTTGAGCGTTGTGACGAACCACTCCCCCCGGTGGATTGTTTCTGGATCATTCTGTTCACCTCTATTGTGTTTCATGTGGAGAGATGGCTCGTCAGACCTGAGAGGATACACTTGGACCCTGGTGTGTCCTTCAGCATAAAGCTGCAGCCAGCTTTCAGTCTGTGAGCTCTCACTGCCATGCCGTTTTACTTTTGTTGGTTGATTTGTTTTTACTCTTGACAACACGCACAACATCAGCCaatacacccacacatacactaccTTACCCCACTGATTTACTGACACACATCTATCCATACGTTATTGTATTgagtttattctttatttttgtaATAAATCATTTTGGTTTATTGGATGGTTTTGATTGAATGGTTTTTGTTGCACCCCGTAGAGCCAGGGGTTGTAACATGGGGGCTTGTCTTTTATATTGATTAATTTGTTGGTAATTGTTTTCTTGAAATCGGGAAAGCATATGTTGTATTTTTGTAATTTGTTGGTTAATTGATAGTGCTGTTCGGTCACTGTCACCCTCCTGAGTTTGTTTGGAAGGATGGGCTGATAAGTGAATTGGTATTTCCTTGGTTTGACTGTATAATCATTTTGGTCAATTGCGCTATTTCTGGAGACAATGATTTTTGTTAGCATCTAGGTCCTGAGTTGGATTATTTGTGTGGGTGCTATTTGGGTGTGTGTAGTGAGGGGAGCTTGTTGTTGGTGGGTATATTGTGCACTTTGCAAATTTGATCATGGTAGATAAGGGGTACTGCCTGTGTGCAATTCAGTTTCTGATCTCTCACCGGGAAGGTATAGGGCATGTGTCCTTTAGGGCACGTCATTATATATGTAACTAGTAGTGTGGTGTTGATGTTatagcaacaggcatgggtgcaagtccatgaatacacgcatggcatccagcgctttacctgtgcccccgtccatagggttagtggt of Lampris incognitus isolate fLamInc1 chromosome 20, fLamInc1.hap2, whole genome shotgun sequence contains these proteins:
- the LOC130130453 gene encoding uncharacterized protein LOC130130453; the encoded protein is MAVRAHRLKAGCSFMLKDTPGSKCILSDHVTTLAHSPLVPQESGLKSVNLGENVTLTCTRKNDEAIYFYWYKETLGQKPKLISTFSGYDDNAILHNDFKENPERFIIQAENDWNNLKILDLRYSDSATYHCIGTHEYGFGFKEEVSLHVKSSGSVTQDIVHQSVSEWVEPGENVTLNCTVHTETCDGEVNVYSFTNSGESHPGVIYTNGVKNTHCERRAETKTLTCFYNLTKNNLTSSDAGTYYCAVVSCGEILFGNGTKISFKKESLFLVYFMGMVLGFTSVLAVVLSYCVLKMRRRKCRHCPEPDSQQRGFDVTTGNIGQVNKSLQYFPTTQPPHADTENQVTICGIKLTEWINFMMYAVKDQDADNLQYAAVNIRKTNRPSRQRDNSNEQCVYTTCVYSSLRQ